One Haloplanus natans DSM 17983 genomic window, TGAGTTCCACGCGGGCGCTGACGTCCTCGCCCGAGAGTGCGAGGGTCGCGACAGACTCGGACTCGCCGAGCGGTGGGTGTTCGGGCTGGCGCACGTACAGCGACGGGGCGGGATCGGCCGCCTCCATCGTCACGCGCCCGTCGGCGATCTCGAAGCGGCCGCGCTGCCCGACGAGCGTCCGCACGGTCTCACGCATCGGCGCCCTCCCCGCCGGCGCTGGCCGGCGTCCCGAAGCCTTCGCGGTAGCAGGGCCAGCATGGCAGGCCAAGCCCCGCGTTCCAGTCGCCACAGTCACAGTCCTCCGGGCGCTCGGGCTCGGCGTCGCCCGTGACCTCCGCGAGGTCGACGACGCCGTCGTCGTCCTCGTCGAGGAGCTCGCCCTCGTCGCCGGCCTCGATGACTCCGCCGTCCGCGACGACCTCGGCCGTGCAGTCCGAACAGCGGACCGCGTCGTCGCGAGCGCCGGCGCTCTCGGCACAGTGAGTCCGTCCGTGGTCGCACTCCCAGCGCGGGCCGTCGACGTGGGCGCCGAGCTGTGGATCGACGGCGTCAGTGTCGACCCACGCCGGGATCGGGCGCTCGCCCGTGGCGAAAGCGACCCGCCGGCGGTGCTTACAGTTCGCGTCTCGGTACTCCGCGTCGGGACAGGTACAGCGGCCGGCGTCGGCGTCGACGGTGTAGGTACCACCGTTCTCGCCGACGACGGTGTAGATGTCGGCGCCCTCCGGGAGCACGGTCATGCACTCCGAGAGCGCGCGGGCGTCGCGATCGTCGAGGGTCGTGACCGAAGGACTAACTTCGGCCGCGTCGTCGATTGACATGGGTTTCTGCAAGACACCCGGCCCGCGGTCCTTACACCGCGGGCGAATCGAACGCCCCGAGGGGCCGGTGTGTCTCTACCTTTGCGTATGGGCGCAACGGTAATAAATCCTTTGCGTATATCCGCATGGTACTTTGCTAATTCGCGCGAAGTACTTTGCGTGTATCCGCAAAGTCTATACGAAGCGGGTGCGTATATCCGCATAGGTGACTAAACAGTGAGCGACGTGACTCACGACAAGCACGACGAGACGACCGGGAAGTTCGCCGCGGAGTACTCCGCCGAGGACTTCGTCGACGCCGTCGCGGCGCTCGACCTGCCGACGACGAGTGACGTGGCCGACGCCGTCGGGTGCGCCCACCGGACCGCGCTTCACCACCTCAACCGACTAGCGGAGGAGGGCCGGCTCGACAGTCGAATGGCTGGGCGCGCGAAGTTGTGGCGTGTCGTCGAGGACGTCCAGGACGCCGGCGTGACGCCCGACGCGGGGGCCGAGGCTGTTACCCCCGACCGAACACGCGAAGCAGAGAGCGCCGCCGAGAGCGACGTGGTCGACGGCGACATTGTCGATGCCGTCGCCGAGGCGTGGGACGACACAGGCGACCGATTGGCGGCGCGAAAGGCGGCGGCGCGGGCGGTCCTCGACTACGCTCGGGAACACGGAACGGTGTCAAAGCAAGAGGCCAAAGAAAAAATCCGGCCTGAGTACCCTGTCGACGGCCAGAACGCTCGAACGTGGTACCGGAAGAACATCCGGCCAGTACTCAACGAGGCCGCCGAGTACGACAACAGCGCCCGAGCGTATCGACTCGTCGAGGAATAGCGCTCTGTCACGAAACAAACCCCATGAAGGACGACCTCTCTGCACTGGTTCGCGAGTTGGATCGCCTCGAAACTGACCTGCACGACGCCGACGAACACGAGTTCGCCGCACGTGTCGGTCAAGTGCGTGACGACCTCCGCGGTCACGCCGAGGAGGACGTCGACCCGTGACCGACGACGATCCCGACGCCGACGCCGGCGTTCCCGACTCGGATCCGCGGCATATCGACCCCGCCGCCGACCTCGCGGACCTCGTCGAATCGGGCGAGTTCGATATCGAGCTCGAGGACGACCAAGACGCCGAGGACCTCCGCGAGTTCCTCGACGCCGTCGAGCGCGGGGAGATCGCGGCGGACCCCGGCACCGAAGCGACGGTTCGGATCGTGCGTAGCCTTCTCGACGACATCGACAAGGAGTGAGGCGCTCGTATTTCGTGTCCGGCTCGTGCGCGCGAGGCCACATTCTCAATCAAAAAGTTCCTCGGCTGGCTCGTCTTTCTCCTCTTCCGGTGTGACCGACGGGAGAGATTCGGGGCCGAGTGCTTCGAACGCTTCTTGTTCATCAACTACCCCCGCCTGCTCTAGTTCCCGTACCTGAAACACTGAGAGTGCCTCAATACCCTCATTCTCGTACACGTCTTTGGCCTCTGATACCTTCTCCCGCCGGAGTTGCTGGAATAACTCGTTCTCGGCCTCTTGGCGTTCCTGTTCAGTGATAAGGCCGGCTTGCTCCAACTCCTTTAGCTCCTCCATGGAGACGCCTTCAACGCCGTTCTCATCGTATCGGCGTTTGATTTCTCCAAGCGCGCGCTCATCGTTCTTGTCGATTTCAACGTGGACGCGGGCGGTTCGCCCCTGTTGATGCAGTCCTTTCCGAACTCCCCGAGCGATCCACGGTTCAAGCCGTTCAGGGCCGATCACGAGATACAGGAACGCGACGGCTGATTCAATACCTTCTGAGAGTTCCTCATTCTCGTGTGGTGTGAGCACCGCATCATCACTGTCGCGCCAGAATATGGATCGGTAATCGCTATCCTCGAAATACTCGATCAATAGCTGGAAGTCGAGAAGCGCGTTGTACGCCCGTGACCGTATCGCCTGTTCCCGCTTAAGACGTGCCGGAGAGCTGTGTTCTTGCTCGAATTGCTCTGCCCCCTGTCGAATGAACCGCCGGTCGGATTCCGAGAGAACCCCACGATCACGTTTGCCGGCGTCCCCCCGTCCGGCTGAGTCGTTAACCATAGTAGTTAGTACCGTCCGGATAAAAGTTAATGCAACGGAAGCCCTACTTCGGATACGAACGAACGATGGCCGTCACTCGCACAACCGTCACGGTTCACCCCGACCGCGCCGATGGGTTGCGGGACTTCCGCGACGAGAACGACCTCCCGTCCATGGACGCGGCGCTGGCCGAACTACTAAGCCAGCGTGGGGAGTGATGCATCTCATGGACAGTAGCATCGAAGGAAACGCGGTCGGCCCTGCCCTGCCACAGACCAGGCCGACGGCGTCCACCGAATTCGGGCGACGAAGCCCGGTCGCGACGTTGCATCCGCCGTGTACGCCGCGACCGGGTGAGGGCCACGGCGACACGACGCGCAGGCCACCGGCGAGGTGGTGCCTGTGCTAGTTCGTTCAACCTCCGTGGACAAGTTTGTTTCCCTCGTCTCTCGCCGCCCGTTAACGGTTCAGAGCCGGCCTTACAGGCTCTCGAAGCCGGATGACGGATACGACGCACGCTAACACCACCACCGAGACGACTGCATCGGCGCCGCGAAGCGTCGACACCCGGACCGTCGAATGGCGCCCCGACCACCATACTCGCAAGAAAGCCCTCGCGCGGGTGACGCCCACGGCGGTAGTCCTCCAACATATCCGCACCGTCGACCTCGTCAACCTCGGTCCGGCCTCAACCTGCGAGATCGACACCGAGGCAACCGTCGAGGACCTCCCCGACGAGGTCGCTGCCAAGCTGGGGGTGACTCCGTGCCGGTGACACCGACTCAACAGGCGCCCGTCGGCGCTCCCGTCGTCGGCGCCACCGACAAGACGCCGGCACAGACGTACCGCGCCGTCGCCGAGAGCGATCCCTTCCAGGCTGCCCTCGTCGACGCCGTCCGCTCGACCCTCGCCGGCGTGCCCCACCACGCTCGCCGTCGCGAGCTCGAGGACGCCGGTGTCACCGCGGCCGAGGGGGGGTACGCGACAGTACTAACGGCCCTCGATCGCCCCGCGGAGCACGACCGCCACCAGGAGGCCCTCGACACGACCGCACGCTTCGGCGCCGCCGAGGCGTCGATCCTCGGCCACCTCCCCCTCGCCGGCGTCACAGACGGCCCGCTGGCGGCGCTCTCGGCCGCCGAGGCAGCACCGACCCTCGCAGTGCGGCTCTCGTCCGACTTCCGCGAGCGGCCGCACGCGGAGCGCGAGGCGGTCCTCTCGTTGCTGGCTCGCCTGGGGACGGCGTGTGACGTGCGAGTTGTCACGACCGGCCTCACGGCCCGACTGCTGGCCCGGGAACACCGCGACGTTCTCCCGGCCGCGTTTAGCGACGCGGTCGATGCCCACCGGAAGGAGGCACCCACCGTCGACGACGCGGTCGAGGCCGCACGGGTCGAACTGGATCCGAACAGTCGTGAGGTGGCGCTCCTCCGCCGACTCGCGGAAGAGCCGGGCGAGACGCTCCCCTACCGGGAACTCGTCGCGGCGTCGACGGTGTCGAAAGGGCGCGTGTCTCAGCTTCTCGGCGACCTCGAGGAACTCGATCTCGTCGAACGGTACGGCCCCCGGTCGGAGACTCGCGTCGAACTCCGGCCAGCGGGATCGGCGTTTGTGGACGCTCTCGACGCCGAACACGGCCGGCAAGCAGAACTCGACGCTACGTTTAAAGATCAGTCTCAGGTTTCCAAACAGGCCGTGGTAACCCCGCGCGAGCACGGGAGCCCCTCCCCCGCCGAGGCCGATGCCGCCGACAGCACCACCCCTTACCGCACCCGCTACTGCAACCGCCCGGCGCACCACGCTCCCGCTGCGGCGGCTGAGGACGGCGCGATCACCGCCGTAGAGGCTCCTTTCGACGACACTGACACGCGGACTCGGTGGGTCTCGTACAACGACGATCGCGACGAGGTGGTCGTTGCGGTCAGGGCAACTGGGGCCCTCCAGTACACGGTGAGCACCGCGCTGAGTTTAGCGTCGCCGCGGCTGTTCGACCGAGCGCTTCCGACGGACTGCCTTGAGGCAATCGACGTCCCGCCCGAGGTCCTTCGCGACGGCCGGTGCATCGGCGGCCTCTCTGCCGAGGCAGCTGAAGACGGCCAGGAACTCCGCGACCGGCTGATCGAGTGGGGCGAGGACCTCGCCGACATGACGACGCAACTCCACCAGGGCGACCACGAACGAGACCGCGACGCCTTCCGTAGCGATATCGTGCGGTCGGCGCACGGCCTCGCCGGGACGATCGTCCACCTCCTCGATGTCGCCGGCGTCGACGTGGTTCGCGAACTCCGCGTTCCGCGATGGCTCTCCCACGACAAACTCAGCGAGATCGCCCGCGCCGTCACCGTCAGCGCCGCGATCCAGGCAGAGTACTCAGATCGAACGCTGTACAGACAGGTGTACGAGCGCCGGGAGGACAAGCGAGCCGGTGCCTTCAGCGTCGACGTCGACGCCGCCGATCCGCTGGGGCGCTACATCGGGGGGCTCATCCTTCGCGGCCCGGACGTCCACCGTCTTGCCAGGCACGTTGAGGGGCACCTCGCTGCGGGCCCGGCGCCGGTCCACGAGGAGGCCCCCGAGATTGCTATTCAGGTGCCAGTCAAGATCCCCGACCGGAGTACCTACGCCGAGACGGTCGCTCGGATGGGCGGCGAGAAGAATCTCGACCCGACTCGTGACGCTGTCACGATCCTCCGGACACTCACCAGCTCCCCCTACGCCGTCGCTGACGCACTCCACACTCTCGGAAGCGAGGGGATCCCCCGAGCCATCACGCTCGACGAGGTACGAGCTGCTCTCGGCCACCTGGAGGCCGACCGACTCCTCCCCGATGCGCCACCGACCGTCGGTAAGATAATCCAGGCGTTACTCCGGTCGAAAACGGCGCTCACGCCGTCCGACCTGGCCGAGGCGGCCGGCGTATCGACCGCGTCGATCCACCGCCACACGGACACCCTCGCCGCCCTCACGCTCGTCGAGAAGACCGAGGACGGCCTCCGCTTCTCCCTCCCCACTCGCGAGGAACGGGGCGAACCGATCCGCCCGGCGGTCCTCGAGGACACCGCCGCCGCTCGCCAAGACCTACTGTTCGACGTCGTCCTCGCACTGACCGATGACCCCCCGACCGACCTCCTCACAGCCGTCTTCACCGGCGGCACCTACGACGAGGCGCTCCTACGGCGCCGTCTTCCGGACATCGACCCCTGGGTTTACGTCGCCAGGAGCCTCTCCGAGGATCCCGATCTACCCGCGACGACCGTGACGGTCGGGAATCCGACCACACAGACAGCCCTCGCCGACGCTGGGGGTGCTGGATGACAGTCATCCAGGCTACCCTCGGGGATTTCTGCGGGAGCTACGCGTCCGCGCCCGACCCCGAGGTTGACGCCCTCGCCGACGAGATCGAGACGATCCTCACGGACCCGACGCGCTGCACCTACTGCGCGACCCAAGTCCGCGAGTACTACCCTGAGTTCGACGAGGCCGAGGCCGTTCACCTCTCGGTCGGGGATACGAAGGGTGCCTTCCACGCTGCCGGGCACCGCCTCGCCGAGGACGGCACCGTCGACGCTCACCACCGCCTCCGATCGACGACTGAGGCCACGCGGGGGCGCCTTCGCGACGGCTCCCAGCTGTTCTGCGGGACCTGTGGCCGCGTTCCGAACGACGCCGTTGAGGGGAGCCGCCCGACCGAGTGGCTCGTCGAGGTCGCTCAGCACCTCCTTGAGGACGCCGACCACGACGTCGATCGCGAGGTCCTCGCCGGCGCCGTCGACGACGCGAACGACGCGGACACCGACGACTATCACGTCCTCGCGAGGGCCCTTCTCACCCTCCCCCCATACCCCCCGAAATCGAGACGCTGACTATGCTGACACAAGCTTTTTGCCACTGGCTGCACACATATGAATTGACGGCAACCCCGCCCGTAGGAAGGTTCCACCTGGCCGCGGGCGGCGGTACCGGCAGCGGTAGCCGGCGCCTTTTCACACCGACCCATGCCCCAGCTTAGTACCAACATTCGCATCACCGGAGAGACGTACGACCGCCTCGACGAGCTGAAGCGCGACGGCGACTCGTTCGACGACGTGATCCGCCGTCACGTCGATGTCGACGCGTGACCGTCGACAACCCGTGTCGAAGCCGTCAGTAAGTGACCCTGTAGAGCGACGATTTTCAGACATAGACCCGATGAGACACCGATATAGCTGCCTGAACCCCCGGGGGATCGTTCGATGAGCACCGACGCGAGTGCGGGCGCGCGAGAGAGCGGAGCGCCTGCGGTGATCGCGATCACGACGCGGGAGGGACCGTGACCCGGCGCTCGGAGCGCGAGATCGAGCGGGTGGTCGACGAGCTAGCCGGCGCGTCGCCGGACCCCGATCCCGGCCGGCCTACTGAGCAGCCTCTCGACGAGGACACGCGGAAACTGCTCGATGACCTCACCACCATCGACGACGCCGACGACGTCTACGGCGAGACGGATCCCCGAATCAAGCGACTCCACAAGCAGTCCCAGGGGGAGACGCCGTGAGCCAGGAGTCGACGCGCGAGAGCGCCACTCCCGAGGACTACGACGCGATGCTCGAAACGCTCGACGTCGCGATCGAGGAGGCTAGGCGGAAGGTCGAATCGGGGCGTGTCTACGACGCTGAGAACGAGAAGGTCCGGATCAAATGGATTCGGGCACTCGCCTACGCCACCAACGTCCGCCGACAGGTGACGAACGACCGAACGCTCGAGGAGCTGAGCAAGCGGATCGAGGCCCTGGAGGACGCACAGCAATGACCCGGAGAAGCGAGCGCGAACTCGAGCGGGCCCTAGAGGACCTCAAATCCGGCGACCCAAACAGCTGTATCGATGTCGTCTACCGCCACAATCTCGACGGCGAGTTTCGTCGACGCCGACGGCAACCCGACCGACCCCGACCCGGATGCCGACACGATCATCGTCATCAACCGCGAGCTCGTGATGCGACGGGAAAACGCCGAGCAGGAGGGGCGCGATATCCTCGGCCCGGCTGAGGGCACACCCGACGACGTCGACG contains:
- a CDS encoding SWIM zinc finger family protein — translated: MSIDDAAEVSPSVTTLDDRDARALSECMTVLPEGADIYTVVGENGGTYTVDADAGRCTCPDAEYRDANCKHRRRVAFATGERPIPAWVDTDAVDPQLGAHVDGPRWECDHGRTHCAESAGARDDAVRCSDCTAEVVADGGVIEAGDEGELLDEDDDGVVDLAEVTGDAEPERPEDCDCGDWNAGLGLPCWPCYREGFGTPASAGGEGADA
- a CDS encoding helix-turn-helix domain-containing protein, producing MTPTQQAPVGAPVVGATDKTPAQTYRAVAESDPFQAALVDAVRSTLAGVPHHARRRELEDAGVTAAEGGYATVLTALDRPAEHDRHQEALDTTARFGAAEASILGHLPLAGVTDGPLAALSAAEAAPTLAVRLSSDFRERPHAEREAVLSLLARLGTACDVRVVTTGLTARLLAREHRDVLPAAFSDAVDAHRKEAPTVDDAVEAARVELDPNSREVALLRRLAEEPGETLPYRELVAASTVSKGRVSQLLGDLEELDLVERYGPRSETRVELRPAGSAFVDALDAEHGRQAELDATFKDQSQVSKQAVVTPREHGSPSPAEADAADSTTPYRTRYCNRPAHHAPAAAAEDGAITAVEAPFDDTDTRTRWVSYNDDRDEVVVAVRATGALQYTVSTALSLASPRLFDRALPTDCLEAIDVPPEVLRDGRCIGGLSAEAAEDGQELRDRLIEWGEDLADMTTQLHQGDHERDRDAFRSDIVRSAHGLAGTIVHLLDVAGVDVVRELRVPRWLSHDKLSEIARAVTVSAAIQAEYSDRTLYRQVYERREDKRAGAFSVDVDAADPLGRYIGGLILRGPDVHRLARHVEGHLAAGPAPVHEEAPEIAIQVPVKIPDRSTYAETVARMGGEKNLDPTRDAVTILRTLTSSPYAVADALHTLGSEGIPRAITLDEVRAALGHLEADRLLPDAPPTVGKIIQALLRSKTALTPSDLAEAAGVSTASIHRHTDTLAALTLVEKTEDGLRFSLPTREERGEPIRPAVLEDTAAARQDLLFDVVLALTDDPPTDLLTAVFTGGTYDEALLRRRLPDIDPWVYVARSLSEDPDLPATTVTVGNPTTQTALADAGGAG
- a CDS encoding DUF7557 family protein, with translation MPQLSTNIRITGETYDRLDELKRDGDSFDDVIRRHVDVDA